Below is a genomic region from Terriglobales bacterium.
GCCGATCCCTACCTCAGCTTGTTCATCCGCCAGCCGATTCCCTTGCGCGGCCCGGGACAAATGGAGGCGCTGGTGGACGTCCGCAACCTCCTGGCGCAGGGTTACGTGCCGATGGTGGCTGCCGATGGCCAGACCCTCTACCTCGTCCAGGCGGCGCGCTCGGTGCGCGGCGGTATCGCCTTCACCTTCTAGCCTCTCTAGCGCGAAATCCCGCACAGTCGAGAACCCGGTGTCTCTAGCCGGAGGTGTACACCGGCCGCCGTATAATGCTGATGAGCGTGGCCGGGAGGTGAGAGAAATGGCTAACGCCAAGGCGATTCAGAGGGAAATCCTGCGGCTGGAGCGCGAGCAGGCGCGCGCGTTCAACCGCCGCGATATCTCGGGCGCCATGCGGATCTTCAGCCCCAGCTTTGTGGGCTTCTCGTCCACAACGCACAGCCGCATCCGCGGCCTGGGTGCCCAGCGCAAGACCTTCCAGTTCTACCTGCGGCAATCACCCAAGATGACCTACCGCATCGAGAAGCCCCACGTGCACGTGAGCGGCGATACCGCGGTCGCCACCTTCTACTGGAAGGTGGGACTGGGGCCGCGGCGGGCGGTGCACGGCCGCGGCACGCACGTCTTCGTGCGCAAGGGCAGGAACTGGCGCGTGGTCCACGAGCACTTTTCGCGCCCGCACTAGCGTGCTGGAGAAATGCTTCCGGCTGGCCGGTGTGCCGCAAGCCGAATGTTATAATCGACCGTTGTTGTCCTCAGTCTGTTCCCACCGTGGGCGCGTAGCTCAACTGGCAGAGCAACTGACTCTTAATCAGTAGGTTGGAGGTTCGATTCCTCCCGCGCTCACCACGTAACCCACTCCTTGAGATTCACCAGCAGTAGGTCCTGTGACCTCGCGTTATCGTTTTGCCACGTGGCCCGTGGAATCTAGCAGCCATCGCCCGAGAACCTATCCAGCCGCGTTTCCTTTTTGTGTCTGATCGACCTGCCCTCTGCAGTAAGATGAGCCACCGCGATTGAGCGGGGTGGCATGGTCGGACGCACAGTCTCCCATTACAAAATTCTCGCGAAGCTGGGCGGCGGGGGGATGGGTGTGGTGTATGAGGCCGAGGACCTCAGCCTGGGCCGCCACGTTGCTCTAAAGTTCCTCCCCGA
It encodes:
- a CDS encoding nuclear transport factor 2 family protein, which gives rise to MANAKAIQREILRLEREQARAFNRRDISGAMRIFSPSFVGFSSTTHSRIRGLGAQRKTFQFYLRQSPKMTYRIEKPHVHVSGDTAVATFYWKVGLGPRRAVHGRGTHVFVRKGRNWRVVHEHFSRPH